One Solidesulfovibrio sp. genomic window, TCCGTGTTTAATGGCCCTAAGCCCACCATAGAAGTCACTGACAGTCAGGATGAGGAAAAAGCTGTTGTCGCCACTTGGATAAAAGAGCTTTTGAACGATGGTTACAAGCCGGATGAAATCGGAGTTTTTGTCCGCTCAGACAGTGAAATATCAAGAGCACAAAACGCTGTCCAGGAATCAGGCGCCCCCTTTGTAATCCTTGACGAAAAGCTCCTTCCTTCTTCGGAGAAGGTATCCATCTGCTCGATGCACCTCGCCAAGGGTCTGGAGTTCCGGGCTGTAGCTGTCATGGCGTGCGATGATGAGATTATCCCTCTACAGGCTCGCATTGATACCGTGGTGGATGATTCCGACCTTGAAGAGGTCTACAACACGGAGCGACACTTGCTCTATGTCGCCTGCACCCGTGCCAGAGACCATTTACTTGTAACCAGTGTGAGTCCAGAGTCTGAGTTTGTTGACGACCTGAGTATTTGAAATGGTTGGTCCTGGTGCAGGGTCTGAAGCATCTTCTTCGCACAACCTTTGAACGGTTAATATCAATGCTATGCCAATCAGCGAATTCGAACATGCTCGCCTGGAGAAACTTCTACAGAAGTTCTGCGAAGAACAAGGACCACCTGCCCATATCCGCGATCAACTCCGCTGGGGCTTCCGGGTGGACCAGGAGAAGCAAACCATTGAACTTTTCGAAATCCGCCCTCATTTCATGCACAAGGGAAAATTGATCGAGGGCATGGTCGCCAAGGCTGCATACGTGAAGAAGGCAAAGGTCTGGAAAGTTTACTGGATGCGGGGAAATATGAAATGGACCCGTTATGAGCCTTGTCCTGAGGTTCAGACTGCCGAGGAGTTCTTGAGGGTGGTCAAAGAGGATGCCTGGAACTGTTTCTTTGGGTAGCAATTGTTTTTTATAAGAACTTTTTACAAGTGAATGGTAATTTCAATGCCAAACTCAGAGTGTTTTCACTGGTCCCATGGCCTAAATGGACAAGCACTAAGGATCGCACGAGCTGAAGAAAGTCCACTTCGCGTTCTGGCAGGCCCAGGGACTGGAAAAACTTTTTCACTCATGAGGCGCATTGCTCGTATTATTGATGAAGGCACATCACCAGAAAGAATCCTTGTTTGTACATTCACCAGGACAGCAGCAAAGGATTTGCAGTCAGAGTTGAGACGCCTAGGTGCCGCTGGATGCTCGTCTGTTATAGCTGGAACATTGCATTCATTCTGCTATCGTGCATTAAATAGGGCCGGGGTGTATGAACTTATTGGGAGAATTCCAAGGGCATTGCTCGAATTTGAAAAGAGATTCTTGCTAGAAGATTTAAAAAGAGGAAATTTTGGAACCATAAACCAAATGAAGAAAGCTATCCAGGCGTTCAATGCTTCTTGGGCAAGGTTGCAACATGAAGAACCAGGCTGGCCTGTCGAAGTCAACGACAGGCTGTTTCATGAGGCAATAATCGATTGGCTCGCGTTTCACCAGGCAATGTTGATTGGTGAAATTATCCCAGAGACCCTACGTTACTTTAGACTCAATCCCCTTGCCGAAGAGCTTAGTCAATTTAGCCATGTTCTCGTAGACGAATATCAAGATTTAAACAGAGCGGAACAAGTCTTGCTTGACCACATCTCCAGCAATGGTTCTCTAACCGTTATTGGCGATGAAGATCAGTCAATTTACTCATTTAAGTGCGCACATCCCATGGGGATATCTCATTTTGAGGATTATCATGCTGAAACTACAACAGAAACTCTTACTGATTGCCGTAGATGTCCGCATTTAGTTGTAAACCTTGCTAACTCACTGATCAGCCACAACCGATCTCGCGCGCAGAGGCAACTTGTACCTTTTGACGGCAACTCGTTAGGTCAAGTTCTCGTCGTTCAATGGGGCAGCATTGAAGAAGAAGCGACTGGCATAGCACGGTTCATCAAGACGAAGATTGAATCAGGAGAAGTCGACCCTGGGCGCATTCTAGTCCTTTCCCCGATACGTCAAATAGCACAGGCAATACGAGAAAGTCTGTCACTAGAAGGGATTCCATCTTTGAGTTTTTTTCAGGAAGAACTACTTGATGGCAATCCGTCTAAAGTCGCAGAATCATATTCTCAACAGTCTATGTGCTTGTTAAAGCTTATCGTTAACCCTGATGATAGAGTTGCACTGCGGTGCTGGTGTGGCTTTGGTAGCCCAACGCTTAATAGCAGAGCATGGGACAATTTGATAACTTATTCGAAAGACAACAGTTGTTCTCCTAGGGTCGCCCTAGATCGCCTTGCGTCTGGGCAGATACAGATTTCTTACACTTCTCCTGTTATTGAAAGATATCGTTTGCTTTTGTCTGCTATTGAAGATTCCTCTAGGCAGACCGGAGCTGATTTTATTGAATGGTTATTCCCGTCTGGAAACGAATGGGCTGACCCTTTTAGATACTTATTACGCGACATTGCCACTGACAATGTTACCCCAGAAAGCGTCCTTGATCATTTACAAACTGCGGTCACCCAACCAGAATTGCCGACAGAAGTTGACTATGTAAGAATCATGAGTTTGCACAAGTCAAAAGGATTGACTTCTGACCTTGTTGTAGTTGCTGGCTGTGTGCAGGGGCTAATCCCGCGTAGATATAATCCTGATAAAACTGACTTGTCCCAATCGGAATTCGACGAAGAGCAACGACGTCTGTTTTATGTTGCCATAACTAGAACGCGGAACATACTGGTATTATCGAGTGTAAACAGGATTTCATTGCACGATGCGCACAGAATACAAGCTCAGGTTGTGCCTATTCAATACCAAAGTGAAGGGCGAGCGATAACTTCTAATTTCATTTCTGAGCTAGGCCCACAGTGTCCTCGCCCTGTCAATGGGAGGGCTTTAGTTGAATAACACTTTTGTGCGCAGGATCCTGCGCATGCGGTTCAGCTTGCTCGCTGAGCCAAAACCAAATGGTTTGCCTTCATCGAGGGTTCGGAACTAACTGGGATGGGGTCAGCGGCGAGGAATAGACTGTTATTGTCAATAACTTCAAATGCTTGATCGCATCACAGCTTTCTCGGTTCCGTACGAGCCCACTCCTCCCCTGTGAAAAGTCCACACGCGGTCCACACCCTGGGCCGACTACAGCCCCTCTCTTGCTCGTGGCGCTCAATCAAAAATCAAAGTATTTGAGGGTGTTTGACAAAGTGTTTAAGTCGGCTCGGCCACTCTCACGCCGCTAACAGGGGTTCAAATCCCCTTGGGGACGCCAAGAAAGTTCAAGGGTTTACAGCAAAAAAGCTGTAAACCCTTTTTTCTTCCCCCACACTATCCCCCACACGCGTGTACCATTTTGGTTTCTACCCCCGCTGTTTCCTCTCCGTTATTTTAACCGCGACTGAGCGCTTCGGTCCTTTTTTTAGGCGCCAAGCGTTTGCCAAGCGTTGCTTGCGAAGCGGCCCTTCAACGCGGGTTCGTCCTCTTTTTTTACCTGCCGCGCGTTTGGGTGAAATCACATCGCTCAGGCATCCTCCTTGCCCTGGATTATCCCAGCACTGGCGCGGCATCCTGGCTCGTAGAATCGACGCGGACGCGGTTCGCGATGGTTTGCCCATGTGGCCCCGCAGTGATGCGAAATCGGGGCGAAATTGGCCGTGGGAGCGTTCATAGATCATATGACTTAAAAACTGCTATCCATCCTTCCACGACTGTTTTGATAACGGTGCTAAAATTTCTTCTTGCACCGTTGCTTAATTCTACAATTAGATGCTCGATACTTCCTTCATGGTCGGCAAGAAAATGGGGGTCACGCCATCTGACATGCCCCTGTGTTATGCACATCCCCCCGTCAACTCTTTTGTCATTCTTATTAAGTAGCAAATG contains:
- a CDS encoding DUF3024 domain-containing protein yields the protein MPISEFEHARLEKLLQKFCEEQGPPAHIRDQLRWGFRVDQEKQTIELFEIRPHFMHKGKLIEGMVAKAAYVKKAKVWKVYWMRGNMKWTRYEPCPEVQTAEEFLRVVKEDAWNCFFG
- a CDS encoding ATP-dependent helicase, with the protein product MPNSECFHWSHGLNGQALRIARAEESPLRVLAGPGTGKTFSLMRRIARIIDEGTSPERILVCTFTRTAAKDLQSELRRLGAAGCSSVIAGTLHSFCYRALNRAGVYELIGRIPRALLEFEKRFLLEDLKRGNFGTINQMKKAIQAFNASWARLQHEEPGWPVEVNDRLFHEAIIDWLAFHQAMLIGEIIPETLRYFRLNPLAEELSQFSHVLVDEYQDLNRAEQVLLDHISSNGSLTVIGDEDQSIYSFKCAHPMGISHFEDYHAETTTETLTDCRRCPHLVVNLANSLISHNRSRAQRQLVPFDGNSLGQVLVVQWGSIEEEATGIARFIKTKIESGEVDPGRILVLSPIRQIAQAIRESLSLEGIPSLSFFQEELLDGNPSKVAESYSQQSMCLLKLIVNPDDRVALRCWCGFGSPTLNSRAWDNLITYSKDNSCSPRVALDRLASGQIQISYTSPVIERYRLLLSAIEDSSRQTGADFIEWLFPSGNEWADPFRYLLRDIATDNVTPESVLDHLQTAVTQPELPTEVDYVRIMSLHKSKGLTSDLVVVAGCVQGLIPRRYNPDKTDLSQSEFDEEQRRLFYVAITRTRNILVLSSVNRISLHDAHRIQAQVVPIQYQSEGRAITSNFISELGPQCPRPVNGRALVE